One window from the genome of Synechococcus sp. PROS-7-1 encodes:
- the galE gene encoding UDP-glucose 4-epimerase GalE has protein sequence MSQLLITGGAGFIGSHTCVILLDAGHDLIVLDDFSNSSAEALVRVAELAGVELGSKRLSLQRADIRQTSALEQLFAAAQSRGCPIEAVVHFAGLKAVGESVQNPLHYWDVNVGGTVSLVKAMQEFGCRTLVFSSSATLYGYPDEVPIKEGAPIQPINPYGHTKAAVERLLNDLAASAPEQWRIACLRYFNPVGAHPSGRIGEDPLGRPNNLFPFVSQVAVGRRPEIEVFGGDWPTADGTCIRDYIHVMDLAEGHRAALSTLLQEPPQVLTLNLGSGHGASVLDVIQAFETACGRPIPHSIQQRRPGDAAITVADPAAAKERLGWSTRRNLHDICRDGWAWQSANPSGYGPGPASA, from the coding sequence ATGTCCCAACTCCTGATCACGGGCGGCGCCGGTTTCATTGGCAGCCACACCTGCGTGATTCTGCTCGACGCAGGCCACGATCTCATCGTGCTGGATGATTTCAGCAACAGTTCGGCGGAAGCCCTGGTGCGAGTGGCGGAGCTTGCCGGGGTCGAGCTCGGCAGCAAGCGCCTCAGCCTGCAGCGCGCCGATATCCGCCAAACCAGCGCTCTGGAACAACTCTTCGCAGCCGCCCAGAGCCGGGGCTGCCCGATTGAGGCCGTCGTGCATTTCGCAGGCCTCAAAGCCGTGGGGGAGTCCGTACAGAACCCCCTGCACTACTGGGATGTGAACGTGGGTGGCACGGTCAGCCTGGTGAAGGCGATGCAGGAGTTCGGATGCCGCACCCTGGTGTTCAGCAGCAGCGCCACCCTCTACGGCTATCCCGACGAGGTACCGATCAAAGAAGGCGCACCGATCCAACCGATCAATCCCTACGGGCACACCAAAGCCGCGGTTGAACGCCTGCTGAATGATCTGGCAGCGAGCGCCCCGGAGCAATGGCGCATCGCCTGCCTGCGTTACTTCAACCCTGTCGGCGCCCATCCCTCCGGGCGCATCGGCGAAGACCCCCTTGGGCGCCCCAACAATCTGTTCCCCTTTGTGAGCCAGGTGGCCGTGGGCCGTCGGCCCGAGATCGAAGTGTTTGGTGGCGACTGGCCCACAGCCGATGGCACCTGCATTCGCGATTACATCCACGTGATGGATCTGGCGGAGGGGCATCGCGCCGCCTTGAGCACACTGCTGCAGGAGCCCCCACAGGTGCTCACCCTCAACCTCGGCAGCGGCCATGGGGCCTCGGTACTGGACGTGATCCAAGCGTTCGAGACGGCCTGCGGACGGCCCATCCCCCACAGCATCCAGCAGCGTCGCCCGGGCGATGCGGCAATCACGGTGGCCGATCCAGCAGCCGCCAAGGAGCGGCTGGGGTGGAGCACGCGGCGCAATCTCCACGACATCTGCCGCGACGGCTGGGCCTGGCAGTCAGCCAATCCTTCGGGATACGGGCCGGGTCCAGCGAGCGCATGA
- the selD gene encoding selenide, water dikinase SelD, whose product MSGLVLAGGGHSHALLLRRWAMQPRKRPQGLITLVSRSSTALYSGMVPGLIAGLYDLDSVAIDLRTLADQAGVALVVAEITGLDPVARRLQLEQRPDLSYEWLSLNLGAVTRKAAASESALVPIKPLEPALAYLSLQDQHTLDSAAPDSPFRVVGSGLAAVETVLALRQRWPHRALELQVRAEHLHPSMHEALQRAGVHQLSNEAPSRASTGLLCTGSSAPQWLARSGLPCDPTSGRVLTDATLQVAGHPHLFAAGDCAEITSDPRPASGVWAVRAASPLARNLEAATRGQRLQPWRPQRRALQLLGGFRNGQPTAWALRGSQLIGPHPLLWRWKRRIDARFMARFRRSAAMQSNAAMACRGCAAKLPAAPLEQALRDAGLAGDQVQPEDAAILPLQADQQSRAVIQSVDGFPALVSDPWLNGRLTALHACSDLWACGARVLAAQAVVTLPQAAPAEQASLLAQTLAGIRSALDPQGTPLIGGHTLEGRDGAAAAPLSRSLQVSLSVTGQCAHGFWQKTTLQAGDHLLISRPLGTGVLFAAAMAGAARPAALDTALEQMATSQHPLLDALLKLTHEQPGAIHAATDITGFGLLGHLGEMLSDPSLRVTLTANAIPALPQALELLEAGHASSLAPSNRNAWSLLDATERGEPPVTLLLGDTPSASPQARALLELLVDPQTCGPLLISVAPEVSQRLENDPMQAWRRIGVVHSAEAPSP is encoded by the coding sequence ATGAGCGGCCTTGTGCTGGCTGGGGGTGGCCACAGCCATGCCCTGCTGCTGCGCCGCTGGGCGATGCAGCCACGCAAGCGCCCTCAAGGGCTGATCACCCTGGTGAGCCGGAGCAGCACAGCGCTCTATTCCGGCATGGTGCCGGGGCTGATTGCTGGTCTTTACGACCTGGACTCGGTCGCGATCGATCTGCGCACCCTGGCCGACCAGGCCGGGGTGGCCCTGGTAGTGGCCGAGATCACCGGCTTGGATCCAGTGGCGAGGCGCCTGCAGCTCGAGCAACGCCCTGATCTCAGCTACGAATGGCTCAGCCTCAATCTCGGGGCCGTCACGCGCAAGGCCGCCGCCTCAGAGAGCGCCCTGGTGCCGATCAAACCCCTGGAGCCGGCCTTGGCCTACCTCAGCCTCCAGGACCAACACACCCTGGATTCAGCTGCTCCAGACTCACCATTCCGGGTGGTGGGCAGTGGACTGGCCGCCGTGGAAACGGTGCTGGCGCTGCGGCAACGCTGGCCCCACCGTGCACTGGAATTGCAGGTGCGCGCCGAGCATCTCCACCCGTCGATGCACGAGGCCTTGCAACGCGCTGGTGTGCATCAGCTCAGCAATGAGGCCCCGTCCAGGGCCAGCACAGGACTGTTGTGCACTGGCAGCAGCGCGCCCCAGTGGCTGGCCCGCAGCGGTCTGCCCTGCGATCCCACCAGCGGCAGAGTGCTCACCGACGCCACCCTGCAGGTTGCGGGGCATCCGCATCTGTTCGCTGCCGGCGACTGTGCCGAGATCACGTCAGATCCCAGGCCCGCATCTGGCGTGTGGGCGGTGCGTGCCGCCAGTCCCCTGGCGCGCAATCTGGAGGCCGCAACCCGGGGCCAACGGCTGCAACCCTGGCGCCCCCAGCGCAGAGCCCTGCAACTGCTCGGCGGCTTTCGCAACGGCCAACCAACGGCCTGGGCCTTGCGCGGCAGCCAGCTGATCGGTCCCCATCCCCTGCTCTGGCGCTGGAAGCGCCGCATCGATGCCCGCTTCATGGCCCGATTCCGCCGCTCAGCGGCCATGCAGAGCAACGCAGCGATGGCCTGTCGGGGGTGCGCAGCCAAACTTCCGGCAGCGCCTCTAGAGCAGGCGCTGCGGGACGCCGGTCTCGCCGGCGATCAAGTGCAGCCTGAGGATGCCGCGATACTCCCTCTCCAGGCTGATCAGCAGAGCAGGGCTGTGATTCAGAGCGTGGATGGGTTCCCGGCCCTGGTCAGCGATCCTTGGCTGAACGGCCGGCTCACCGCCCTGCATGCCTGCTCCGATCTCTGGGCCTGCGGCGCACGGGTGCTGGCAGCTCAAGCGGTGGTGACCCTCCCCCAGGCGGCACCAGCAGAGCAAGCCTCCCTCCTGGCTCAGACCCTGGCCGGCATCCGCTCGGCCCTCGACCCCCAAGGCACACCGCTGATCGGCGGCCACACCCTGGAGGGCCGCGATGGCGCGGCCGCAGCCCCCCTGAGCCGATCCCTCCAGGTCAGCCTGAGCGTGACCGGCCAGTGTGCGCATGGGTTCTGGCAGAAAACGACCCTCCAGGCTGGCGATCATCTGCTGATCAGCCGGCCGCTTGGCACCGGCGTGCTCTTCGCCGCAGCCATGGCCGGAGCAGCCCGGCCAGCAGCCCTCGACACCGCGCTGGAGCAGATGGCCACCAGCCAGCACCCCTTGCTGGATGCGCTTCTCAAGCTCACGCACGAGCAGCCTGGGGCCATCCACGCCGCCACCGACATCACCGGCTTCGGCTTGCTGGGCCATCTCGGCGAAATGCTCAGTGATCCAAGCCTGCGGGTGACCCTGACGGCGAACGCGATTCCTGCCCTGCCCCAGGCCCTGGAGCTCTTGGAGGCAGGCCACGCCAGCAGCCTGGCCCCCTCGAACCGCAACGCCTGGAGCCTGCTCGACGCAACGGAGCGAGGCGAGCCGCCCGTGACCCTGCTCCTTGGCGACACTCCCAGCGCGAGCCCGCAGGCTCGCGCGTTGCTGGAGCTGCTGGTGGACCCGCAAACCTGCGGCCCACTGCTGATCAGTGTGGCGCCAGAGGTGAGTCAGCGTCTCGAGAACGATCCAATGCAAGCCTGGCGCCGGATCGGCGTTGTTCATTCGGCAGAAGCACCATCGCCCTGA